One Glycine max cultivar Williams 82 chromosome 6, Glycine_max_v4.0, whole genome shotgun sequence DNA segment encodes these proteins:
- the LOC100788151 gene encoding leucine-rich repeat receptor-like serine/threonine/tyrosine-protein kinase SOBIR1 encodes MAGKTQTHYFLLLFLFLISINAKLDLYPSDYKALLTLQKDLGVNGQVSATLACETEGVFCERRKLSGKETYALRITRLVFKSNNLNGVLSPSIGRLTELKELSLSDNNLFGRLPPQIFDCRKLQILDLANNLFSGPVPPELSSLTRLRVLDISTNRLSGNLNFLKYFPNLETLSVADNLFTGRVPPSVRSFRNLRQFNFSGNRFLEPSLQSSSPETILSRRFLLDGDGDVPAPAPAPAPNNSNKKKKSNASSGAAAAPGPAPNNHKHKKSRRKLLGWILGFVAGAVAGILAGFVFSLMFKLALALIKGRGRKAGPDIYSPLIKKAEDLAFLEKEEGMASLEIIGRGGCGEVYKAELPGSNGKMIAIKKIIQPPKEGAELAEEDSKVLNKKMRQIRSEITTVGQIRHRNLLPLLAHVSRPGCHYLVYEFMKNGSLHDTLSKVEVGEFELDWLSRHKIALGVAAGLEYLHLNHNPRIIHRDLKPANILLDDDMEARIADFGLAKAMPDYKTHITTSNVAGTVGYIAPEYHQILKFTDKCDIYSFGVILGVLVIGKLPSHEFFQHTEEMSLVKWMRKILSSENPKEAIDTKLLGNGYEDQMLLVLKIACFCTMDDPKERPNSKDVWCMLSQIKH; translated from the coding sequence ATGGCTGGGAAAACTCAAACTCACTACTTTCTTCTCTTGTTTCTCTTCTTAATCTCCATCAACGCCAAACTTGATCTCTACCCTTCAGACTACAAGGCACTCCTAACTCTGCAGAAGGACCTCGGAGTCAACGGTCAAGTCTCCGCAACTCTGGCTTGCGAAACAGAGGGCGTGTTCTGCGAGCGGAGGAAGCTCTCCGGCAAGGAAACCTACGCCCTCCGAATCACCAGACTCGTCTTCAAATCCAACAACCTCAACGGTGTTCTGTCCCCTTCCATTGGACGCCTCACGGAGCTCAAAGAACTCTCTCTCTCCGACAACAACCTCTTTGGCCGACTCCCTCCCCAAATCTTTGACTGCAGAAAGCTCCAAATCCTCGACCTCGCCAACAACCTCTTCTCCGGCCCAGTCCCCCCAGAGCTCTCCTCCCTCACGCGCCTCCGCGTGCTGGACATCTCCACCAACAGGCTCTCCGGCAACCTCAATTTCCTCAAATACTTTCCCAATTTGGAAACTCTCTCCGTCGCCGACAACCTCTTCACCGGAAGAGTCCCTCCCTCCGTCCGCTCCTTCCGTAACCTCCGCCAATTCAACTTCTCCGGTAACCGCTTCCTCGAGCCCTCTCTACAATCATCCTCACCAGAAACAATTCTCTCCAGACGTTTTCTGTTAGACGGCGACGGTGATGTTCCTGCTCCTGCTCCTGCACCTGCACCTAATAActcaaacaagaagaaaaaatccaATGCTTCTTCTGGTGCTGCTGCTGCACCAGGTCCCGCACCGAACAACCACAAGCACAAGAAAAGTAGGAGAAAACTCTTAGGGTGGATTCTGGGGTTTGTGGCAGGGGCAGTGGCGGGAATCTTAGCAGGATTCGTGTTTTCTCTAATGTTCAAGCTGGCTCTGGCGTTGATAAAAGGAAGAGGAAGGAAAGCGGGGCCTGATATCTACAGTCCATTGATAAAGAAAGCAGAGGATTTGGCCTTcttggagaaagaagaaggaatgGCATCGTTGGAAATCATCGGGCGAGGTGGCTGCGGAGAGGTTTACAAGGCCGAGTTACCGGGAAGCAACGGGAAAATGATCgctataaagaaaataattcagCCTCCCAAAGAGGGTGCTGAGTTAGCAGAAGAGGACAGCAAGGTTCTGAACAAGAAAATGAGGCAAATTCGATCTGAGATCACTACAGTGGGACAAATCAGGCACCGAAACCTTCTTCCTTTGCTGGCCCACGTGTCTAGGCCGGGATGCCACTACCTTGTTTACGAGTTCATGAAGAATGGCAGCTTGCATGACACCCTGAGCAAGGTTGAGGTGGGCGAGTTCGAGTTGGATTGGTTGTCAAGGCACAAGATCGCTCTCGGTGTGGCCGCTGGACTCGAATACCTTCACTTGAATCACAACCCTCGGATCATTCATAGGGATCTCAAGCCTGCTAACATTCTTCTTGATGATGACATGGAGGCCCGAATTGCTGATTTCGGCCTCGCCAAGGCCATGCCTGATTACAAGACTCACATTACAACCTCCAATGTGGCTGGAACTGTGGGCTATATTGCTCCTGAGTATCATCAGATACTCAAGTTCACTGATAAGTGTGATATTTACAGCTTTGGCGTCATACTTGGGGTGTTGGTCATTGGGAAGCTTCCTTCTCATGAGTTTTTTCAGCACACTGAAGAGATGAGTTTGGTCAAGTGGATGAGGAAGATTTTGAGTTCCGAGAATCCCAAGGAGGCTATTGATACAAAGCTGCTGGGGAATGGGTATGAGGACCAGATGCTTCTTGTTTTGAAGATTGCATGCTTTTGCACTATGGATGATCCAAAGGAAAGGCCTAACAGTAAGGATGTTTGGTGCATGCTGTCACAGATTAAGCACTGA